The following coding sequences lie in one Oncorhynchus kisutch isolate 150728-3 linkage group LG3, Okis_V2, whole genome shotgun sequence genomic window:
- the LOC109881382 gene encoding voltage-dependent anion-selective channel protein 2 isoform X1: protein MSDKGGEKASLVRKEGESPAAQASQNKGAPCVPCCHKVTMAVPPAYSDLGKSAKDIFSKGYGFGIVKLDLKTKAQSGVMEFATSGSSNTDTGKAAGNLETKYKVKELGLSFNQKWNTDNTLTTEVSIEDQLAKGLKLALDTSFVPNTGKKSAKLKTGYKRDFINLGCDLDFDMAGPTVHAAAVLGYEGWLAGYQMAFDTAKSKLSQNNFALGYKAGDFQLHTNVNDGTEFGGSIYQKVNCHLETAINLAWTAGSNNTRFGIGAKYQLDKDASLSAKVNNASLIGVGYTQVLRPGVKLTLSALIDGKNFNAGGHKVGLGFELEA from the exons ATGTCAGACAAAGGCGGAGAGAAGGCGAGCCTGGtgagaaaggagggggagagtcCAGCAGCACAGGCCAGTCAGAACAAAGGAGCTCCCTGTGTGCCATGTTGCCACAAGG tcacCATGGCTGTTCCTCCTGCATACTCAGACCTGGGAAAATCCGCCAAAGACATCTTCAGCAAGGGCTATG gCTTTGGAATTGTGAAACTGGACCTAAAGACCAAGGCCCAGAGTGGAGTT ATG GAGTTTGCGACCTCGGGCTCCAGTAACACAGACACAGGGAAGGCAGCAGGTAACCTGGAGACCAAATATAAGGTGAAGGAGCTGGGCCTGAGCTTCAACCAGAAATGGAACACAGACAACACCCTGACCACCGAGGTCTCCATAGAGGACCAG TTGGCTAAGGGCTTGAAGCTGGCTCTGGACACATCGTTCGTGCCCAACACTGG TAAGAAGAGTGCCAAGCTGAAGACTGGTTACAAGCGGGACTTCATCAACCTGGGCTGTGACCTGGACTTTGACATGGCCGGCCCCACGGTCCACGCTGCTGCCGTGCTGGGCTAtgagggctggctggctgggtaccAGATGGCCTTCGACACAGCCAAGTCCAAACTGTCCCAGAACAACTTTGCCCTGGGATACAAGGCTGGGGACTTCCAGCTCCACACCAATGT TAATGACGGTACAGAGTTCGGTGGCTCCATCTACCAGAAGGTGAACTGCCATTTGGAAACAGCCATCAACCTGGCCTGGACGGCCGGCAGCAACAACACACGCTTCGGAATCGGAGCCAAATACCAGCTGGACAAGGACGCTTCCCTGTCT gCCAAAGTCAACAACGCCAGTCTGATTGGAGTCGGCTATACACAGGTCCTCCGGCCAG gagtGAAGCTGACTCTCTCAGCTCTGATCGATGGGAAGAACTTCAACGCAGGCGGCCACAAGGTTGGCTTGGGCTTTGAGCTGGAGGCAtaa
- the LOC109881382 gene encoding voltage-dependent anion-selective channel protein 2 isoform X2 has product MSDKGGEKASLVRKEGESPAAQASQNKGAPCVPCCHKVTMAVPPAYSDLGKSAKDIFSKGYGFGIVKLDLKTKAQSGVEFATSGSSNTDTGKAAGNLETKYKVKELGLSFNQKWNTDNTLTTEVSIEDQLAKGLKLALDTSFVPNTGKKSAKLKTGYKRDFINLGCDLDFDMAGPTVHAAAVLGYEGWLAGYQMAFDTAKSKLSQNNFALGYKAGDFQLHTNVNDGTEFGGSIYQKVNCHLETAINLAWTAGSNNTRFGIGAKYQLDKDASLSAKVNNASLIGVGYTQVLRPGVKLTLSALIDGKNFNAGGHKVGLGFELEA; this is encoded by the exons ATGTCAGACAAAGGCGGAGAGAAGGCGAGCCTGGtgagaaaggagggggagagtcCAGCAGCACAGGCCAGTCAGAACAAAGGAGCTCCCTGTGTGCCATGTTGCCACAAGG tcacCATGGCTGTTCCTCCTGCATACTCAGACCTGGGAAAATCCGCCAAAGACATCTTCAGCAAGGGCTATG gCTTTGGAATTGTGAAACTGGACCTAAAGACCAAGGCCCAGAGTGGAGTT GAGTTTGCGACCTCGGGCTCCAGTAACACAGACACAGGGAAGGCAGCAGGTAACCTGGAGACCAAATATAAGGTGAAGGAGCTGGGCCTGAGCTTCAACCAGAAATGGAACACAGACAACACCCTGACCACCGAGGTCTCCATAGAGGACCAG TTGGCTAAGGGCTTGAAGCTGGCTCTGGACACATCGTTCGTGCCCAACACTGG TAAGAAGAGTGCCAAGCTGAAGACTGGTTACAAGCGGGACTTCATCAACCTGGGCTGTGACCTGGACTTTGACATGGCCGGCCCCACGGTCCACGCTGCTGCCGTGCTGGGCTAtgagggctggctggctgggtaccAGATGGCCTTCGACACAGCCAAGTCCAAACTGTCCCAGAACAACTTTGCCCTGGGATACAAGGCTGGGGACTTCCAGCTCCACACCAATGT TAATGACGGTACAGAGTTCGGTGGCTCCATCTACCAGAAGGTGAACTGCCATTTGGAAACAGCCATCAACCTGGCCTGGACGGCCGGCAGCAACAACACACGCTTCGGAATCGGAGCCAAATACCAGCTGGACAAGGACGCTTCCCTGTCT gCCAAAGTCAACAACGCCAGTCTGATTGGAGTCGGCTATACACAGGTCCTCCGGCCAG gagtGAAGCTGACTCTCTCAGCTCTGATCGATGGGAAGAACTTCAACGCAGGCGGCCACAAGGTTGGCTTGGGCTTTGAGCTGGAGGCAtaa
- the LOC109881382 gene encoding voltage-dependent anion-selective channel protein 2 isoform X3: MAVPPAYSDLGKSAKDIFSKGYGFGIVKLDLKTKAQSGVMEFATSGSSNTDTGKAAGNLETKYKVKELGLSFNQKWNTDNTLTTEVSIEDQLAKGLKLALDTSFVPNTGKKSAKLKTGYKRDFINLGCDLDFDMAGPTVHAAAVLGYEGWLAGYQMAFDTAKSKLSQNNFALGYKAGDFQLHTNVNDGTEFGGSIYQKVNCHLETAINLAWTAGSNNTRFGIGAKYQLDKDASLSAKVNNASLIGVGYTQVLRPGVKLTLSALIDGKNFNAGGHKVGLGFELEA; this comes from the exons ATGGCTGTTCCTCCTGCATACTCAGACCTGGGAAAATCCGCCAAAGACATCTTCAGCAAGGGCTATG gCTTTGGAATTGTGAAACTGGACCTAAAGACCAAGGCCCAGAGTGGAGTT ATG GAGTTTGCGACCTCGGGCTCCAGTAACACAGACACAGGGAAGGCAGCAGGTAACCTGGAGACCAAATATAAGGTGAAGGAGCTGGGCCTGAGCTTCAACCAGAAATGGAACACAGACAACACCCTGACCACCGAGGTCTCCATAGAGGACCAG TTGGCTAAGGGCTTGAAGCTGGCTCTGGACACATCGTTCGTGCCCAACACTGG TAAGAAGAGTGCCAAGCTGAAGACTGGTTACAAGCGGGACTTCATCAACCTGGGCTGTGACCTGGACTTTGACATGGCCGGCCCCACGGTCCACGCTGCTGCCGTGCTGGGCTAtgagggctggctggctgggtaccAGATGGCCTTCGACACAGCCAAGTCCAAACTGTCCCAGAACAACTTTGCCCTGGGATACAAGGCTGGGGACTTCCAGCTCCACACCAATGT TAATGACGGTACAGAGTTCGGTGGCTCCATCTACCAGAAGGTGAACTGCCATTTGGAAACAGCCATCAACCTGGCCTGGACGGCCGGCAGCAACAACACACGCTTCGGAATCGGAGCCAAATACCAGCTGGACAAGGACGCTTCCCTGTCT gCCAAAGTCAACAACGCCAGTCTGATTGGAGTCGGCTATACACAGGTCCTCCGGCCAG gagtGAAGCTGACTCTCTCAGCTCTGATCGATGGGAAGAACTTCAACGCAGGCGGCCACAAGGTTGGCTTGGGCTTTGAGCTGGAGGCAtaa
- the LOC109881382 gene encoding voltage-dependent anion-selective channel protein 2 isoform X4, with protein MAVPPAYSDLGKSAKDIFSKGYGFGIVKLDLKTKAQSGVEFATSGSSNTDTGKAAGNLETKYKVKELGLSFNQKWNTDNTLTTEVSIEDQLAKGLKLALDTSFVPNTGKKSAKLKTGYKRDFINLGCDLDFDMAGPTVHAAAVLGYEGWLAGYQMAFDTAKSKLSQNNFALGYKAGDFQLHTNVNDGTEFGGSIYQKVNCHLETAINLAWTAGSNNTRFGIGAKYQLDKDASLSAKVNNASLIGVGYTQVLRPGVKLTLSALIDGKNFNAGGHKVGLGFELEA; from the exons ATGGCTGTTCCTCCTGCATACTCAGACCTGGGAAAATCCGCCAAAGACATCTTCAGCAAGGGCTATG gCTTTGGAATTGTGAAACTGGACCTAAAGACCAAGGCCCAGAGTGGAGTT GAGTTTGCGACCTCGGGCTCCAGTAACACAGACACAGGGAAGGCAGCAGGTAACCTGGAGACCAAATATAAGGTGAAGGAGCTGGGCCTGAGCTTCAACCAGAAATGGAACACAGACAACACCCTGACCACCGAGGTCTCCATAGAGGACCAG TTGGCTAAGGGCTTGAAGCTGGCTCTGGACACATCGTTCGTGCCCAACACTGG TAAGAAGAGTGCCAAGCTGAAGACTGGTTACAAGCGGGACTTCATCAACCTGGGCTGTGACCTGGACTTTGACATGGCCGGCCCCACGGTCCACGCTGCTGCCGTGCTGGGCTAtgagggctggctggctgggtaccAGATGGCCTTCGACACAGCCAAGTCCAAACTGTCCCAGAACAACTTTGCCCTGGGATACAAGGCTGGGGACTTCCAGCTCCACACCAATGT TAATGACGGTACAGAGTTCGGTGGCTCCATCTACCAGAAGGTGAACTGCCATTTGGAAACAGCCATCAACCTGGCCTGGACGGCCGGCAGCAACAACACACGCTTCGGAATCGGAGCCAAATACCAGCTGGACAAGGACGCTTCCCTGTCT gCCAAAGTCAACAACGCCAGTCTGATTGGAGTCGGCTATACACAGGTCCTCCGGCCAG gagtGAAGCTGACTCTCTCAGCTCTGATCGATGGGAAGAACTTCAACGCAGGCGGCCACAAGGTTGGCTTGGGCTTTGAGCTGGAGGCAtaa